The Novosphingobium humi DNA window TATCTCGCCCTTCATCGGCCGTCATGACGACAATGGCTTTGATGGTCTGGAACTGATCCGCGACATCCGCCTGATCTATGACAACTACAACTATGCCACGGAAATTCTGGCGGCCTCGATCCGCCACGGCGTGCATGTTCTGGAATGCGCGCGCATCGGCGCCGATGTGATGACCGCGCCGCCGGCCGTCATCAAGGGGCTGGTCAAGCATGTCTTGACGGACAAGGGCATTGAAGGCTTCATGGCGGACTGGGCCAAGACGGGCCAAAGCCTCTAAGAGAATCAAGGGATAGACATTGGCCGAGGATACTCCTCTCGACCGCTTCAAGACTGCGCTGACCGGCGCCTCGCGCGCGATTGCCGAGCGGGGCGACATCGAGGTGAACTGGAGCCCTGACAACCCCAGCCAGTCGGGCACGATCTTTCGTGTCCCGATGCCGGGGCGGGGCATCCCGCGCGCAGCCGCCATGGAGGCGCGCGGCTTTGCCGATTCCTATGCGCTGCGGTTAAAGCACCACAATGAGGCGCTGCACCGCAAGAATGCGCCGCAGGAACCGGTGGCCCGCGCCGCCTATGATGCGGTCGAGACCGTGCGCTTTGAGGCGCTCGGGGCCAATGACTATGCCGGAATGCGCGAAAATCTGGGCGCGGCGCTGGATATGCGGATGGCAACCGACGCCATTTCCCGCGCCGAACGCGCCGAGCAGGTGCCTTTGCACACCGCGCTGGCGCTGATCTTGCGCGAAAAACTGACCGGCCAGCCGATCCCGGATATGGCGAAAGGCGGCGTGGAATTGCGCCGCGCCTTTATCGAGGAAAAGGCGGGCGGCGATATTGCCGCTCTGGCCGACAAGCTGGGCGATCAGAAGGCATTCCAAAGCCTTGCCTTGGACATGCTGCGCCATCTGGAATTGACCCAACCCGAAGCCGTGGATGAACCGGGCGAGGATGAGGACAATGACGAGGCCGAGCAGGACAAGGAAGAGCAGCAGGACGAGGATCAGCCGGGGCAGGAGCAGCAGCCCGTCGAAATGGCCGCCGACCGCAGCCAGGGCGACGAGCAGGGCGACAGCGACCAGCAGAGCGAGATCGAAGATCAGGGCGAGATGGACGACGAGGGCGAGGACAGCGAGGAGGGCATGTTGCCCACGCGCCCCAACCGCCCCTGGACCGAATTGCCCAATGATTTCGACTACAAGGTCTTTACCGAGAAGTTTGACGAGGTGGTCGCCGCGCAGGACCTGTGCGATGATGATGAACTGACCCGCCTGCGCACCTATCTGGATGCGCAGTTGAAGGGCTTGCAGGGAATCGTCACGCGTCTGGCCAACCGGCTCCAGCGCCGCCTGATGGCGCAGCAGAACCGCAGTTGGGATTTCGATCAGGAAGAGGGCATTCTGGATGCCGCGCGCCTCTCGCGCATCGTCGTCGCGCCCGGTTCCTCGCTCAGCTATAAGGTCGAGCGCGATGTCGAGTTCAAGGACACGATCGTCACGCTGCTGATCGACAATTCCGGCTCGATGCGCGGGCGGCCGATCTCCATCGCCGCCATTTCCGCCGATGTTCTGGCGCGCACGCTCGAACGCTGCGGGGTCAAGACCGAGATCCTCGGCTTTACCACCCGCGCGTGGAAGGGCGGGCAGTCGCGTGAGGCGTGGCTGGCGGCGGGCAAGCCTGCCCATCCGGGCCGACTCAATGACTTGCGCCACATTGTTTACAAAAAGGCTGATGAGCCTTGGCGCCGGGCGCGCAAAAATCTCGGCCTGATGATGCGCGAAGGATTGCTCAAAGAGAACATCGACGGGGAGGCGCTGAAATGGGCGCATGACCGTCTGCTTTCGCGCCCTGAGGATCGCCGCATCCTGATGGTGATTTCCGACGGCGCGCCGGTCGATGACTCCACGCTTTCGGTCAATGCGGCGGGCTATCTTGAAGGCCATCTGCGCCGCGTGATCGGCTGGATCGAGAACAAGTCGCCGGTGCAGCTGGTGGCGATCGGCATCGGCCATGACGTGACGCGATATTATCGCCGCGCGGTGACGATCATGGATGTCGAACAATTGGGCGGCACGATGATCGAGCAATTGGCGGGATTGTTTGAAGACGGGTAAGCAGGAGGCGTGATGCGGGGGCACGGGTTGGCGGGACTGGTCGCGCTGGGATTGGCGACACAGGCCCTTGCATTGGACCCGCCGCCCGCGCCCCGACGTGAAAGCGAGCAGCGCGGCGGCAAGGAACCTTTGGCGGCCATCGAGGTGATGACCTCGCTCTCCAGCCAGACCAGCCATCGCGGCGATATGTTCCCGATCCGGCTGGTCGAACCGGTCATGGTCGATGGTCAGCAGGTGCTGGCCGCAGGCGCTTTGGGCGTGGGCGAGGTGATCGAGGCCAAGCCTGCGCGGGGCGGCGGTGCGCCGGGGATACTGACGCTGGGCCTGCGCTATCTGGAGGTGGGCGGACGGCAAATTCCGCTGCGTCTGGCCGATCCCACAATGAAGGGGCGCGACCGGATGGCGGGCGACCTGCAAAAGGCCGAGCGCAATGTGTTCATTTCGCCGGTCCGCTCGCTGCCGCTCAATCTGGTCACGGTGTTTCGGGAAGGGGGCGAGGTGACGCTGGCGGCGGGGACGCGTTCGGCGGCGTTCCTGTCATGGAGCGCGCCTGATGCGCCGATTGCGACGCCATCGGGCGGGCGGGCGCTGGTGGTGTTTTTCCGCCCCCCGGCGCTGTCGTGGCGGGTGATCGGCTGCACCGTGTCCGAGGATGGGCGCAAGGTTTCCTCGCTGGGGGCGGGGCGGTGGTTTGCCGCCTCGGTTTCGCCCGGCACGCACATATTCCGCGCCACGGGCGAGACGCGCGATGAATTGCGGATGGATCTGGCGGCGGGGCAGGTTGCCTATGTTGCCTGTCGGATGCGGATGAGCGCGCTGATCGCGCGGCCCACGCTGATGCCTGCCTCCAAGAGCGAATATGGCGCGCAGAAATTGCGGATGACCGACGAGGATGACATGGGCGCGCCCGAGGCCGGGGCCTTGCGCGGAGAAGGCGTGATGGCGTTGCCCATGGCGATGCGGCCCT harbors:
- the cobT gene encoding cobaltochelatase subunit CobT, with the protein product MAEDTPLDRFKTALTGASRAIAERGDIEVNWSPDNPSQSGTIFRVPMPGRGIPRAAAMEARGFADSYALRLKHHNEALHRKNAPQEPVARAAYDAVETVRFEALGANDYAGMRENLGAALDMRMATDAISRAERAEQVPLHTALALILREKLTGQPIPDMAKGGVELRRAFIEEKAGGDIAALADKLGDQKAFQSLALDMLRHLELTQPEAVDEPGEDEDNDEAEQDKEEQQDEDQPGQEQQPVEMAADRSQGDEQGDSDQQSEIEDQGEMDDEGEDSEEGMLPTRPNRPWTELPNDFDYKVFTEKFDEVVAAQDLCDDDELTRLRTYLDAQLKGLQGIVTRLANRLQRRLMAQQNRSWDFDQEEGILDAARLSRIVVAPGSSLSYKVERDVEFKDTIVTLLIDNSGSMRGRPISIAAISADVLARTLERCGVKTEILGFTTRAWKGGQSREAWLAAGKPAHPGRLNDLRHIVYKKADEPWRRARKNLGLMMREGLLKENIDGEALKWAHDRLLSRPEDRRILMVISDGAPVDDSTLSVNAAGYLEGHLRRVIGWIENKSPVQLVAIGIGHDVTRYYRRAVTIMDVEQLGGTMIEQLAGLFEDG